One window of Acropora palmata chromosome 1, jaAcrPala1.3, whole genome shotgun sequence genomic DNA carries:
- the LOC141891901 gene encoding alpha-1D adrenergic receptor-like produces MLTLSTTADLVELQSNFNLQLVRFALYACTLISVERLIAIRKPLDHVTIVTRGRVVMALFVAWFDALIVSSLPFVPWDSNHTYKECNYEPTRWWSIMVIICNVTIPFLVIVVCYSHMYLTAKSHIKKMANDKKSLRNNKEGASAYKERKERRGNITLLIVIGVFVACWFPSSFYYLLQKTCRQCFPQSFQTKQSFVNTFVKLLTFASSFINPLIYCWRSREFRSVFRTICLRKKKRLFNSTTQCFSKYTSRRNTNQGCKTAVVKTPDASKLLNEQEAEQEIFAESAA; encoded by the exons ATGTTAACCCTCAGTACCACTGCGGATTTGGTAGAATtgcaatcaaacttcaacttacag cttgtacgtTTTGCTTTGTACGCTTGTACTTTAATCAGCGTAGAGCGTCTGATTGCAATCCGAAAACCGCTTGATCATGTGACTATAGTCACACGTGGTAGAGTTGTCATGGCGTTGTTTGTTGCGTGGTTTGATGCATTGATTGTGTCATCACTTCCTTTTGTCCCGTGGGATTCAAACCATACGTATAAAGAATGTAACTACGAGCCTACTCGATGGTGGAGTATTATGGTAATTATTTGCAACGTCACCATCCCATTTCTTGTCATCGTCGTGTGTTATTCTCACATGTACCTTACAGCCAAATCTCACATCAAGAAGATGGCGAATGACAAGAAAAGTTTAAGAAACAATAAAGAAGGCGCGAGCGCTTATAAGGAACGAAAGGAACGCCGCGGAAACATCACATTACTGATTGTCATTGGTGTTTTCGTGGCCTGCTGgtttccttcttctttttattacttgctgcaaaaaacatgtcggCAATGTTTCcctcaatcatttcaaaccaaGCAAAGTTTTGTTAACACATTTGTCAAGTTGCTGACTTTTGCATCGTCATTTATCAATCCTTTAATTTACTGTTGGAGGAGCCGTGAATTTAGAAGTGTTTTTCGGACGATTTGCCtccgaaagaaaaaaagactttttaatTCAACAACACAATGCTTCAGCAAGTACACGTCAAGGCGGAACACTAACCAGGGCTGTAAAACAGCAGTCGTCAAAACTCCAGACGCGTCAAAGCTGTTAAACGAACAGGAAGCAGAGCAAGAAATATTTGCTGAGAGCGCTGCCTAA